From one Magnolia sinica isolate HGM2019 chromosome 18, MsV1, whole genome shotgun sequence genomic stretch:
- the LOC131233676 gene encoding aspartic proteinase CDR1-like, giving the protein MDTVHALILLSFITFLHLSQNLLVEAANGGFSVDLIHRDSPQSPFYNPSDTIYDRLSKTLRRSSSRINYFRSLSKSSSSFNTTFIRSEVIPNGGEYLMSLSIGTPPVKLLAIADTGSDLIWTQCKPCEQCYRQTTPLFDPSESSTYRDLSCESNPCTALPQASCSDSRKCEYSYSYGDKSYTNGVLAVETLTFASSARARSSVKIPKISFGCGHNNDGTFDSHGAGLIGLGGGPLSLISQLGSSIDGKFSYCLVPLQKTTSSSQMDFGDSATVSTPGVVSTPLIPKDPDTFYYLNLESISVGEEKVELPSLEEGNIIIDSGTTLTFLETNTFSQLESALRAVINLPPAEDPTGTLQVCYQLGSDAELPELKFSFTDAVIILPPLNTFIQVSDDVVCLAIIASDSFSIFGNIAQQNFKVGYDLVGKKVSFAQTDCTKS; this is encoded by the coding sequence ATGGATACCGTTCATGCTCTCATCCTCCTCTCTTTCATCACCTTCCTTCATCTCTCTCAGAATCTTTTAGTTGAAGCCGCCAATGGTGGTTTCAGCGTCGATCTCATTCACCGCGATTCCCCTCAGAGTCCCTTCTACAACCCATCTGACACCATCTACGACCGCCTGTCGAAAACACTCCGCCGTTCGAGCTCTCGTATCAATTACTTCCGTTCTCTCTCCaagtcatcttcctcttttaacacCACCTTCATTCGATCGGAGGTGATCCCCAATGGTGGAGAATATCTCATGTCGCTCTCCATCGGTACACCTCCAGTCAAGCTCCTCGCTATCGCTGACACTGGAAGTGATCTTATCTGGACACAGTGCAAGCCCTGCGAACAATGCTATCGTCAAACCACCCCTCTCTTCGATCCGTCCGAATCTTCTACTTACCGCGACCTCTCTTGCGAATCAAATCCATGCACAGCTCTTCCGCAAGCTTCATGCAGTGATAGTAGGAAGTGTGAGTACTCTTACAGCTATGGAGATAAGTCATACACTAATGGAGTTCTTGCAGTAGAAACACTCACCTTTGCCTCCAGTGCCAGAGCTAGATCGAGTGTTAAAATTCCCAAAATCTCATTTGGGTGTGGCCACAACAATGATGGGACTTTCGATAGCCATGGAGCTGGATTGATTGGACTTGGAGGCGGCCCACTTTCTCTCATCTCTCAATTGGGTTCTTCCATTGATGGGAAGTTCTCCTACTGCTTAGTGCCGCTACAGAAGACCACCTCCAGCAGCCAAATGGATTTTGGCGATAGTGCAACCGTCTCCACCCCTGGTGTCGTATCTACACCTTTGATTCCTAAGGACCCAGATACATTTTACTATCTAAACTTGGAATCTATCTCTGTTGGTGAGGAGAAGGTGGAGCTTCCATCGTTGGAAGAGGGTAACATCATCATCGACTCCGGCACGACTCTTACATTCCTTGAGACCAACACTTTcagtcaattggaatcggcattgAGGGCAGTGATTAATCTTCCTCCGGCCGAGGACCCAACTGGGACTTTGCAGGTTTGCTACCAGTTGGGCTCTGATGCTGAACTACCTGAGCTGAAGTTCAGCTTCACCGACGCTGTTATCATCCTTCCTCCCTTGAACACTTTCATTCAAGTTTCTGATGATGTTGTTTGTCTGGCGATTATTGCTTCGGACAGCTTTTCCATCTTTGGCAACATAGCTCAACAGAACTTCAAGGTTGGATATGATCTTGTTGGGAAAAAGGTCTCCTTCGCTCAAACTGACTGCACCAAGAGTTAG
- the LOC131233677 gene encoding aspartic proteinase CDR1-like has protein sequence MAVVHAFILVSLTTFSLHFFQNSFVEAGRGGFSVDLIHRDSPQSPFYNPSDTLSDRVSKAIRRSSSRVDYFRSLLKSSTSINTTSIQSEVLPNGGEYLMSLSIGTPPVKLLAIADTGSDLIWTQCKPCEQCYHQTTPLFDPSKSSTYRDLSCESNTCAALPQASCSDSRKCEYSYSYGDKSYTNGLLAVETLTFASSSRARSSIKIPKISFGCGHNNDGTFNSHGAGLVGLGGGQLSLISQLGSSINGKFSYCLVPLQKTTSSSQMIFGDSATVSISGVVSTPLIPKEPDTFYYLNLEAISIGTKKVEFPSVDEGNIIIDSGTTLTYLETSIFNKLESALKGVITLPPAEDPTRTLDVCYQLGSDAELPNMKFSFTGADLVLPPLNTFIQVSDDVVCLAIVASDSFSIFGNIAQQNIEVGYDLVGKTVSFAKTDCTKH, from the coding sequence ATGGCTGTCGTCCATGCTTTCATCCTCGTCTCTTTAACCACCTTCTCCCTTCATTTCTTTCAAAATTCTTTCGTCGAAGCCGGCAGAGGCGGTTTCAGTGTCGATCTAATTCATCGAGATTCTCCTCAGAGTCCCTTCTACAACCCGTCCGATACCCTCTCAGACCGTGTATCGAAAGCAATCCGCCGTTCAAGTTCTCGGGTCGACTACTTCCGTTCTCTGTTGAAATCTTCTACCTCCATTAACACCACCTCCATCCAATCAGAGGTGCTCCCCAACGGTGGAGAGTATCTCATGTCGCTTTCCATCGGCACCCCTCCAGTCAAGCTCCTCGCCATCGCAGACACTGGAAGTGATCTTATCTGGACACAGTGCAAGCCCTGCGAACAATGCTATCATCAAACCACCCCCCTCTTCGATCCGTCTAAATCTTCTACTTACCGTGACCTCTCTTGCGAATCGAATACATGTGCAGCTCTTCCGCAAGCTTCATGCAGTGATAGTAGGAAGTGTGAGTACTCTTACAGCTATGGAGATAAGTCATATACTAATGGACTTCTTGCGGTAGAAACCCTCACGTTTGCCTCCAGTTCCAGAGCTAGATCCAGCATCAAAATTCCAAAGATCTCATTTGGGTGTGGCCACAACAATGATGGGACTTTCAATAGCCATGGAGCTGGATTGGTTGGACTCGGAGGTGGCCAGCTTTCTCTCATCTCTCAGTTGGGTTCTTCAATTAATGGGAAGTTCTCCTACTGCTTAGTGCCGCTACAGAAGACCACCTCCAGCAGCCAAATGATTTTTGGCGATAGTGCAACCGTCTCTATCTCTGGTGTCGTATCCACACCTTTGATTCCTAAGGAGCCAGATACATTTTACTATCTAAACTTGGAAGCTATCAGTATTGGGACGAAGAAGGTGGAGTTTCCGTCGGTGGatgaaggcaacatcatcatcgacTCTGGCACGACTCTTACGTACCTTGAGACTAGTATTTTTAATAAATTGGAATCGGCATTGAAGGGAGTGATCACTCTTCCGCCGGCTGAGGACCCAACTAGGACGTTGGATGTTTGCTACCAGTTGGGATCTGATGCTGAATTACCTAATATGAAGTTCAGCTTCACCGGCGCCGACCTTGTCCTTCCTCCATTGAACACGTTCATTCAAGTTTCTGACGATGTGGTTTGTCTGGCTATTGTTGCTTCGGATAGCTTTTCCATCTTTGGCAACATAGCGCAGCAGAACATTGAGGTTGGATATGATCTTGTTGGGAAGACGGTCTCCTTCGCTAAAACTGACTGCACCAAGCATTAG
- the LOC131232638 gene encoding uncharacterized protein LOC131232638, with amino-acid sequence MADFSSLSSPESDDSAIENIISQAIDLSVLEQIAALNSPHSSDTALPTHLETRFHRLKSFPASVPNLKTHPPSLSPEKSKIPKCQNQPTKSPTSSPHKDTSSPHKDTELPSPKSELDSLDRCGSSPFPSIPVKSEDVKGLNPKSGTGSTFSPSISSCSSAEPSSPPRLTCCFWRSPKKVHKKKSKEDGMAGFDLDDGFWGKDDEMLSDLSAFSLKEQRRRLRKAWKEEEKVNREAEKVVKWAKQVSARMDASMLDSPTSDEEKFK; translated from the coding sequence ATGGCTgatttctcatctctctcttctccaGAAAGCGACGATTCTGCTATTGAAAACATAATATCCCAAGCCATAGATCTCTCTGTTCTTGAACAGATTGCAGCTCTCAATTCCCCCCATTCCTCAGATACTGCTCTTCCTACTCACCTTGAAACCAGATTCCACAGGCTCAAATCATTTCCGGCATCTGTtcccaatctcaaaacccatccTCCCTCTCTCAGTCCAGAGAAATCCAAGATACCCAAATGCCAAAATCAACCAACAAAATCCCCCACTTCGTCTCCCCACAAAGACACTTCGTCTCCCCACAAAGACACTGAACTTCCTTCTCCGAAAAGCGAATTAGATAGCTTGGATCGATGTGGAAGCAGCCCTTTTCCATCTATTCCTGTGAAATCCGAAGATGTAAAGGGTCTAAATCCAAAATCAGGAACTGGGTCTACTTTTTCACCTTCGATTTCATCCTGTTCGTCTGCTGAACCTTCTTCCCCGCCTCGACTGACCTGCTGCTTTTGGCGTTCTCCCAAAAAGGTCCACAAAAAGAAGAGCAAGGAAGATGGAATGGCGGGTTTTGATCTTGATGATGGATTTTGGGGAAAGGATGATGAGATGTTATCAGATTTGAGTGCATTCTCGCTGAAAGAGCAGCGGCGGAGACTGAGGAAAGCgtggaaggaggaggagaaggtcaatcgggaggctgagaaggtgGTGAAGTGGGCGAAGCAGGTCTCTGCTAGGATGGATGCTTCCATGCTCGACAGTCCGACAAGCGATGAAGAAAAGTTCAAGTGA
- the LOC131232637 gene encoding maltose excess protein 1-like, chloroplastic, translated as MVGSAAPSLRPSFFPNCPSTTLSPPLQLRPSFPLLYLPLPKLPLQKTSKFYLSSTASPSLHRRSNSTRPALESDAPHPTHKGLKKEKTLVEWDSLTAKFAGASNIPFLLLQLPQITLNAQNLMAGNKTALLAVPWLGMLTGLLGNLSLLSYFAKKKEMEAILVQTLGVVSIYVVIVQLAMAEAMPIPQFTAASVVVASGLVLNFLNYFNLLDARIWRFWEDFITVGGLSILPQVMWSTFVPFIPNSIFPGTIAFIVAVVVVGMARAGQLSEKGIKFVGSISGWTATLLFMWMPIAQMWTSFLNPDNIKGLSAFSMLLAMIGNGLMIPRALFIRDLMWFTGSSWASFLYGWGNLICMYCFNNISREFFLLATISLYTWTGIALWRDSKAYGYSSPLSSLKELFLGPDFT; from the exons ATGGTGGGTTCTGCTGCGCCCTCCCTTCGACCCTCCTTTTTCCCAAACTGCCCGTCAACGACCCTTTCCCCTCCTTTGCAGTTACGACCCTCCTTCCCTCTCTTATACCTCCCTCTTCCCAAACTACCCCTacaaaaaacctcaaaattctacTTATCCTCTACCGCCTCTCCCTCCCTCCATCGCCGATCTAACTCAACTCGCCCCGCCCTTGAATCAGACGCTCCTCATCCTACCCACAAG ggattgaagaaggagaagaccTTGGTTGAATGGGATTCCTTAACGGCGAAATTCGCTGGGGCTTCAAACATTCCATTCCTGTTACTCCAGCTCCCTCAGATCACTCTCAATGCCCAAAATCTCATGGCGGGAAACAAAACCGCTCTCTTAGCTGTTCCATGGCTC GGTATGCTGACCGGCTTGTTGGGGAACCTTTCACTGCTTTCGTACTTTGCTAAGAAGAAGGAGATGGAAGCCATTCTCGTCCAGACATTGGGAGTTGTGTCTATATATGTTGTAATAGTGCAGCTCGCTATGGCGGAAGCCATGCCTATTCCACAGTTCACGGCAGCCTCTGTTGTCGTGGCTTCCGGCCTTGTCCTGAATTTCCTGAACTATTTTAACTTGCTTGATGCCAGGATCTGGCGGTTTTGGGAAGATTTTATTACTGTCGGTGGCCTCTCTATTCTTCCTCAG GTTATGTGGTCGACCTTTGTTCCTTTCATTCCTAACAGCATTTTTCCAGGGACAATTGCTTTTATTGTGGCAGTTGTTGTTGTCGGTATG GCACGAGCTGGGCAACTTTCAGAGAAAGGCATCAAATTTGTTGGATCAATATCTGGGTGGACTGCCACACTACTTTTCATGTGGATGCCAATTGCGCAAATG TGGACTAGTTTTCTCAATCCTGATAACATCAAAGGCTTGTCGGCTTTCTCAATGTTGCTGGCTATGATCGGAAACGGGCTTATGATCCCACGTGCGCTTTTTATTCGTGATCTGATGTG GTTTACTGGTTCATCTTGGGCATCTTTTCTATATGGATGGGGGAACCTCATATGCATGTACTG TTTCAACAACATTAGCAGAGAATTCTTTCTGTTGGCAACCATCAGCTTGTACACATGGACAG GAATTGCTTTATGGAGAGACTCCAAAGCCTATGGATACAGTTCACCACTGTCATCTTTGAAGGAGTTATTTTTGGGCCCTGACTTCACCTGA